One window of the Triticum dicoccoides isolate Atlit2015 ecotype Zavitan chromosome 3B, WEW_v2.0, whole genome shotgun sequence genome contains the following:
- the LOC119280847 gene encoding putative polyol transporter 1, whose product MASAALPEPEAVQPRKKSNFKYAFTSAVCASMATIVLGYDIGVMSGASLYIKKDLQISDVQVEIMMGILSVYALLGSFLGARTSDWVGRRLTVVFAAAIFFTGSLLMGFAVNYAMLMVGRFVTGVGVGYAIMVAPVYTAEVSPASARGFLTSFTEVFINVGILLGYVSNYAFARLPLRLGWRVMLGIGAVPSALLALMVFGMPESPRWLVMQGRLADARAVLAKTSDTPEEAVERLDQIKAAAGIPGDLDGDAVAVPKRKGGEEKRVWKELIFAPTPAMRRILLAALGIQFFQQATGSDSVVLYSPRVFKSAGITGDNHLLGATCAMGVMKTLFILVATFQLDRLGRRPLLLTSTAGMLACLIGLGTGLTVVGRHPDAKIPWAIGLCIVSILAYVSFFSIGLGPLTSVYTSEVFPLRVRALGFALGAACNRVTSAVVTMSFLSLSKAITIGGSFFLYAGVAALGWIFFFTFVPETRGQPLEEIGKLFGMTDTAVVETEDHATKDKVKVTEMN is encoded by the exons ATGGCTTCTGCTGCGCTCCCGGAGCCGGAGGCAGTCCAGCCAAGGAAGAAGAGCAACTTCAAGTACGCCTTCACCTCAGCCGTCTGTGCTTCCATGGCCACCATCGTCCTCGGCTATG ACATCGGGGTGATGAGCGGGGCGTCGCTGTACATCAAGAAGGACCTGCAGATCTCAGACGTGCAGGTGGAGATTATGATGGGCATCCTCAGCGTGTACGCGCTCCTAGGCTCCTTCCTCGGCGCGAGGACGTCCGACTGGGTCGGCCGCCGCCTCACCGTCGTCTTCGCGGCCGCCATCTTCTTCACCGGCTCCTTGCTCATGGGCTTCGCGGTCAACTACGCCATGCTCATGGTCGGCCGCTTCGTCACCGGCGTAGGCGTGGGCTACGCCATCATGGTCGCGCCGGTGTACACGGCAGAGGTGTCCCCGGCGTCGGCCCGCGGCTTCCTCACGTCTTTCACCGAGGTTTTCATCAATGTGGGGATCCTCCTTGGCTACGTCTCCAACTACGCCTTCGCGCGCCTCCCGCTCCGCCTCGGCTGGCGCGTCATGCTCGGCATCGGCGCCGTCCCGTCCGCCCTCCTCGCGCtcatggtgttcggcatgccggagtcGCCCCGCTGGCTCGTCATGCAAGGCCGCCTCGCGGACGCCAGAGCCGTGCTGGCCAAGACCTCCGACACGCCAGAGGAGGCCGTGGAGCGCCTTGACCAAATCAAGGCTGCCGCCGGCATCCCCGGGGACCTTGACGGCGACGCGGTCGCCGTGCCAAAGAGAAAAGGCGGCGAGGAGAAGCGGGTGTGGAAGGAGCTCATCTTTGCGCCGACCCCAGCCATGCGGCGCATACTGCTGGCGGCCCTCGGCATCCAGTTCTTCCAGCAGGCGACGGGCTCCGACTCGGTCGTGCTCTACAGCCCACGCGTGTTCAAGAGCGCGGGCATCACCGGCGACAACCACCTGCTCGGCGCCACATGTGCCATGGGGGTCATGAAGACGCTCTTCATCCTGGTGGCCACGTTCCAGCTCGACCGCCTAGGCCGGCGACCGCTGCTGCTAACCAGCACGGCCGGCATGCTCGCCTGTCTCATCGGCCTCGGGACGGGCCTCACCGTCGTGGGTCGGCACCCGGACGCCAAGATCCCATGGGCCATCGGCCTGTGCATCGTCTCCATCTTGGCATACGTCTCCTTCTTCTCCATCGGCCTCGGCCCCCTCACGAGCGTGTACACCTCGGAGGTCTTCccgctgcgggtgcgcgcgctgggCTTCGCACTCGGCGCGGCCTGCAACCGCGTGACCAGCGCGGTGGTCACCATGTCCTTCCTGTCCTTGTCCAAGGCCATCACCATCGGTGGCAGCTTCTTCTTGTACGCCGGCGTCGCAGCTCTCGGGTGGATTTTCTTCTTCACGTTCGTTCCGGAGACACGTGGGCAGCCGCTGGAAGAGATAGGGAAGCTTTTCGGCATGACGGACACGGCCGTCGTCGAAACCGAAGACCACGCCACCAAAGACAAGGTGAAAGTAACGGAGATGAACTAG